The Arachis ipaensis cultivar K30076 chromosome B07, Araip1.1, whole genome shotgun sequence genome includes a window with the following:
- the LOC107607024 gene encoding serine/threonine-protein phosphatase 7 long form homolog, with protein MAKRQKARDVDRPELHIVNYLSNPDYSSRMMTCDHPLPPDRYHPSVEDHLRVTGFYHASQIGVVQGQKALINALVERWRPETHTFHLPIGECTVTLEDVAVILGLPTNGLPVTGMTLSSFEALEGECFHQFGVAPRKADCRGSGIKMTWLRNLKERIQLTDENSMQRYVKCHIMLLLGTILLGDKSGASVHWKFLPLLRDFHSISNFSWGSACLAHLYRSLCRASRFDCKEIDGPLTLLLAWFWIRLPYLAPPTREPRSFPLANRWRNWERGDNRYRYLSLGHFRKALDEVQEGQFVWVAYGVDRIDPGIIPEDIFLHAVVWSATVSLISFESIEWHATDRIRRQFGLVQGVPSEETNLGRAHGETLAGPKNLDWATAPSHSCWIMRWTNRYNYILREYVEPSQHPLDVYMDWYRARYGNHLRLSNVVVQENDEGEQVMDDEGNPAINDEGSPVMEDEGSPVIHVANEEPGAHSHPHPPPPPASQEQFQASVPYAVPTQYTPSYPIDQQYWSTPQWDAGEGASFSQLLGFMAADAGQPQFGHQPEFMPGRYSLDARIPCHTASVASGGLEAGDSSRSEGGRGILTSRNLRRVSMSQIEENAGTGEHETDQYLVEEPDDKEMDEDQEESDDDEMDEDEESRNNGPDDADDAGKYYNLRVDPPRRSANRYTPSMFKKAKKKCKNILENIKWARRK; from the exons AGTTCACGGATGATGACATGTGACCACCCACTGCCCCCTGATCGGTACCATCCAAGTGTAGAGGATCATTTACGGGTTACTGGGTTTTATCATGCCTCTCAGATTGGAGTAGTTCAAGGACAGAAAGCATTGATAAATGCTTTAGTTGAGAGGTGGCGGCCGGAAACACACACCTTCCACCTTCCGATTGGTGAGTGCACAGTGACCCTGGAGGATGTAGCCGTTATTTTGGGCCTCCCGACGAACGGTCTTCCGGTGACGGGGATGACCTTGAGCAGCTTTGAAGCATTGGAGGGTGAGTGTTTCCATCAGTTTGGGGTTGCACCGAGAAAGGCCGACTGCAGAGGGAGCGGCATAAAAATGACATGGCTTAGGAATCTAAAAGAACGTATACAACTGACTGACGAAAACAGTATGCAGAGGTACGTCAAGTGCCACATTATGTTGTTATTGGGTACTATCTTACTTGGAGACAAGTCAGGGGCATCTGTGCACTGGAAGTTTCTGCCTTTGCTCCGGGATTTTCATAGTATCAGTAATTTTAGTTGGGGATCGGCATGTTTGGCGCACCTATACCGGTCCTTATGCCGGGCCTCTCGTTTTGATTGTAAAGAAATCGATGGTCCGTTAACACTGCTGCTAGCTTGGTTTTGGATCCGCCTACCCTATCTTGCGCCCCCTACTAGGGAACCACGCAGTTTTCCGCTTGCAAACAG GTGGCGTAACTGGGAGCGTGGTGACAATCGGTATAGATATCTTAGTCTCGGCCACTTTAGGAAGGCGTTAGATGAGGTTCAGGAAGGGCAG TTCGTGTGGGTTGCTTATGGTGTGGATCGCATTGATCCGGGCATAATCCCAGAAGACATCTTCCTGCACGCAGTAGTCTGGAGCGCTACGGTTTCGCTGATTTCATTCGAATCTATTGAGTGGCATGCAACGGATAGAATTAGAAGACAATTTGGTTTGGTTCAGGGAGTTCCATCTGAGGAAACAAATCTGGGAAGGGCACATGGAGAAACACTTGCTGGTCCTAAGAATCTTGACTGGGCCACAGCCCCGTCCCATTCATGTTGGATTATGCGCTGGACAAACAGGTATAATTACATTCTGCGTGAGTATGTGGAACCTTCACAGCATCCGTTGGATGTTTACATGGACTGGTATCGTGCACGGTATGGCAACCATTTGAGATTGTCAAATGTTGTGGTTCAAGAGAACGATGAAGGTGAACAAGTAATGGATGATGAGGGTAACCCAGCTATAAATGATGAGGGTAGCCCAGTAATGGAAGATGAGGGTAGCCCAGTTATTCATGTAGCCAATGAAGAACCGGGGGCACATTCACATCCACATCCACCTCCACCTCCAGCTTCCCAAGAACAATTTCAGGCCTCGGTACCATATGCTGTTCCGACACAATATACCCCGTCATACCCAATAGATCAACAATATTGGAGTACTCCACAATGGGATGCTGGAGAGGGTGCTTCTTTTAGCCAGTTGCTTGGCTTCATGGCTGCGGATGCAGGGCAGCCACAATTTGGCCATCAACCTGAATTTATGCCCGGGAGGTATTCTTTGGACGCGAGGATTCCATGCCACACTGCCTCAGTTGCTTCTGGAGGTTTGGAAGCTGGAGATTCCAGTAGAAGTGAAGGCGGTCGGGGGATATTAACTAGCCGGAACCTACGGCGTGTATCAATGAGTCAGATTGAAGAAAATGCCGGGACAGGTGAGCATGAAACGGATCAGTATCTCGTGGAAGAACCGGATGATAAGGAGATGGATGAGGATCAAGAGGAGAGCGACGATGACGAGATGGATGAGGATGAAGAATCCCGCAACAATGGTCCTGATGATGCGGATGATGCAG GTAAATATTACAATCTCAGGGTGGACCCGCCACGTCGGAGCGCTAATCGATATACCCCGTCCATGTTCAAGAAGGCCAAGAAGAAATGCAAAAACATCCTCGAGAACATAAAATGGGCAAGAAGAAAGTAG